In Litorilinea aerophila, the following proteins share a genomic window:
- a CDS encoding glycerophosphodiester phosphodiesterase: protein MNWQNFHQVRQALGRPLIIAHRGVPHRDPENSLRGFARALAEGADVLETDLRVTRDGAIVLIHDATLERTTDGRGQVSMHTLAELKRLRLRERDGRPGDQTIPTLLELLAMTQAQTPLLLELKAPLFLARTFARKLVEILAAYRALDRVALVSFRPELVRSVKAVCPSIPAGHITLTDWRPRGGAELYGPYWPLLYVNPWYVAQAHRRGALVAPLDPAPLPRLGHYLRLGVDALLADDPAAVRQALGRCLSA, encoded by the coding sequence ATGAACTGGCAGAATTTTCATCAGGTGCGGCAAGCGTTGGGTCGCCCCCTGATCATTGCCCATCGAGGGGTGCCCCACCGGGACCCAGAAAACTCTCTGCGGGGCTTTGCCCGGGCTCTGGCCGAAGGGGCGGACGTGCTGGAGACCGACCTGCGCGTCACCCGGGACGGCGCCATTGTGCTGATCCATGACGCCACCCTGGAGCGCACCACCGACGGCCGCGGCCAGGTGAGCATGCATACCCTGGCCGAGCTCAAGCGCCTGCGCCTGCGGGAACGGGATGGTCGCCCCGGCGATCAGACCATCCCCACGCTGCTGGAATTGCTGGCCATGACCCAGGCCCAGACGCCCCTGCTGCTGGAGCTCAAGGCGCCCCTCTTCCTGGCCCGGACCTTTGCCCGGAAGCTGGTGGAGATCCTGGCTGCCTACCGCGCCCTGGATCGGGTGGCCCTGGTCTCCTTTCGGCCAGAGCTGGTCCGTAGCGTCAAGGCCGTCTGCCCGTCCATCCCAGCCGGCCACATCACCCTGACCGACTGGCGCCCTCGGGGAGGGGCCGAGCTCTATGGTCCCTACTGGCCACTGCTTTATGTCAATCCCTGGTACGTGGCGCAGGCCCATCGCCGGGGGGCCCTGGTTGCGCCCCTGGATCCTGCCCCTCTGCCCAGGCTGGGCCACTACCTGCGCCTGGGGGTGGACGCCCTGCTGGCCGATGATCCGGCGGCTGTGCGCCAGGCCCTGGGGCGCTGTCTGTCGGCGTGA
- a CDS encoding class I SAM-dependent methyltransferase produces the protein MKKPSVEPILPPPAEKPRYVNRMFARIAHSYDLMNRLMSAGQDQRWRRKLVELCDLPPRGRLLDVGTGTGDIAYTALARMPGIQAVGTDFTYEMMAVGQAKAHGRSLPFVQADTLALPFPDNTFDAVVSGFLLRNVVDRVGALREQARVTRPGGRVVCLETTPPSHTILGPLFQFYFFKVVPVIGGLVSGDRDAYAYLPHSTLEFPEPSVLAHLMEKAGLRHVFYEELMFGTVAIHVGTK, from the coding sequence ATGAAGAAGCCATCCGTTGAGCCGATTTTGCCGCCGCCGGCCGAGAAGCCGCGCTACGTCAACCGGATGTTCGCCCGCATCGCCCACAGCTATGACCTGATGAACCGGCTCATGTCGGCCGGCCAGGATCAGCGCTGGCGCCGGAAGTTGGTGGAGCTCTGCGATCTGCCCCCCCGGGGCCGCCTGTTGGATGTGGGAACCGGAACCGGCGACATTGCCTACACGGCCCTGGCGCGCATGCCGGGCATCCAGGCCGTGGGCACCGATTTCACCTATGAGATGATGGCCGTGGGCCAGGCCAAGGCGCACGGCCGCTCCCTGCCCTTTGTGCAGGCCGACACCCTGGCCCTGCCCTTCCCCGACAACACCTTCGACGCAGTGGTCAGCGGTTTCCTGCTGCGCAACGTGGTGGACCGGGTGGGGGCGCTGCGGGAGCAGGCGCGGGTTACCCGGCCGGGCGGCCGGGTGGTCTGCCTGGAGACCACGCCGCCTTCCCATACCATCCTGGGGCCGTTGTTTCAGTTTTACTTTTTCAAGGTGGTGCCCGTGATCGGCGGCCTGGTCAGCGGCGATCGGGATGCCTACGCCTACCTGCCCCATAGCACCCTGGAATTCCCAGAGCCTTCTGTGCTGGCCCACCTGATGGAAAAGGCCGGCCTGCGGCACGTCTTTTACGAGGAGCTCATGTTCGGTACGGTGGCGATCCATGTGGGAACCAAGTAG
- a CDS encoding class I SAM-dependent methyltransferase yields the protein MIQDFPETSGRADDLAALRGNPSFVWRAGQERRLAMIRRWGRLEEGQVARILVDGCGVGMYVRALLPYAREVHGVDIEPNYLRQAAQAVPQAHLQLAACEHLPYADASFDLVLSHEVLEHVQDDRQAVAEMVRVLRPGGRALIFVPNRLYPFETHGHYWRGRYHFGNTPLINYLPDLLRNRLAPHVRAYTPWGLRMLFIGQPVRILHHTQIFPGYDNIVARRPALGRWLRRLTYALEQTRLTLLGLSHFLVVERCRDAQPVEMYSL from the coding sequence ATGATACAGGACTTTCCGGAGACGTCCGGGCGCGCCGATGATCTGGCTGCCCTGCGGGGCAACCCCAGCTTCGTCTGGCGGGCCGGCCAGGAGCGGCGGTTGGCCATGATCCGCCGCTGGGGCCGGCTGGAGGAAGGCCAGGTCGCGCGCATCCTGGTGGATGGCTGTGGCGTGGGGATGTATGTCCGGGCCCTGCTGCCCTATGCCCGGGAGGTTCACGGGGTGGACATCGAGCCGAACTACCTGCGCCAGGCTGCACAGGCGGTTCCCCAGGCCCATCTGCAGCTGGCTGCCTGTGAACACCTGCCCTACGCCGACGCCAGTTTCGACCTGGTGCTGAGCCATGAGGTATTGGAACACGTGCAGGACGACCGCCAGGCCGTCGCCGAGATGGTGCGGGTCCTGCGTCCAGGTGGCCGGGCCCTTATCTTTGTGCCCAACCGTCTCTACCCCTTCGAGACCCATGGCCACTACTGGCGGGGGCGCTACCACTTCGGCAACACCCCCTTGATCAACTACCTGCCCGACCTCCTGCGCAATCGTCTGGCGCCCCATGTACGGGCCTATACGCCTTGGGGGCTGCGCATGCTCTTCATCGGCCAGCCGGTTCGGATCCTGCATCACACCCAGATCTTCCCGGGCTATGATAACATAGTGGCCCGGCGACCCGCCCTGGGTCGCTGGCTGCGCAGGCTGACCTACGCCCTGGAGCAGACGCGCCTGACCCTGCTGGGGTTGAGCCATTTTTTGGTGGTGGAGCGGTGTAGAGACGCACAGCCTGTCGAGATGTACAGTCTGTAG
- a CDS encoding penicillin-binding protein: MSHLDRHDQILILRRKRYRARANRPRPWLWAGQGMLAVVGSFLLMVGAFTGVGVATVVGIYNTYAAQLPDASVIESQQEEFQTVRIYDRTGRHLLYESVDPRPFRGDRTYIPLAEMSPWVPKAAVALEDRNFWENPGINVRGLLRAFVSMAQGGAVQGGSSITQQLIKNVVIPVEERAQRSYARKLKEVILAMEVTRRYPKEKILEWYLNYNFYGNLAYGVEAASQVYFGKSSAELNLAEAAMLAPIPQYPALNPIDNPEEAKRRQGITLQAMVDAGYITQAEADAAFQQPLSLRTSVAERFDILTAPHFALYVLDQVKKEFNTAEDPFFIWKKGLTIYTTLDVELQRYAEQVAREQVAQLMAQGKNASNAAVVAIKNDTGEILAMVGSLDYNNEEIDGQVNMALAERQPGSSFKPYVYLTALQQGMTAATMILDVATAFPMADGTYYRPENYDRTYHGPVSLRNALARSYNIPAIRVMDQVGVANALRTAHRMGINGLNRGLNFYGLSLVLGGGEVSLLDHTYAYSVLGNLGVMVGEPVPPAERRSGYRELNPVSILQVRDSEGNILKKYEQPVAQRIVSAAVAYVMNDILSDDNARAPAFGANTDLTLPDRRVAAKTGTTNGWKDNWTMGFTPQLTVGVWVGNTDNEPMENVTGLSGAAPIWNAVMRKYHEGLPPTWYDRPPDVTTRTVCMPSGLLPSPTCPPSSQRSEIFVAGTEPTLTDYIWQAFEIDTETGKLASPLTPPERRETRVYQILPQEAADWVRENGIEQPPQEQSLVSLEDVDPDAAIISPTLNGYIGGVVEIRGNARGGPYQLEFGRGADPQEWTPIGPEHNGDVVNDVLERFDTTGLEEGLYTLRLTVKRGDGVRVWTTPVTVDNTPPSVVISEPKPNQLYVMEDDEQVNINVLINDTWAVDRVEFMIDGSTFVTTTVAPYNERWKITMRDIAQIEAPETQNWLGFESDDPDVKPGRMRPFEDGFQAIRTAEGVYFESHLIKVVGYDRAGNKAESDEVRIYVRHRPPRTDRSP, from the coding sequence ATGAGCCATCTTGATCGTCACGATCAAATTTTGATTTTGCGCCGCAAACGGTATCGGGCCCGAGCCAATCGGCCCCGCCCCTGGCTGTGGGCCGGCCAGGGGATGCTGGCCGTGGTGGGCTCCTTCCTGCTGATGGTGGGGGCGTTCACCGGCGTGGGAGTTGCCACGGTGGTGGGCATCTACAACACCTACGCCGCCCAACTGCCCGATGCCAGCGTCATCGAATCCCAACAGGAAGAGTTCCAGACCGTCCGCATCTACGACCGGACGGGCCGGCATCTGCTGTACGAGAGCGTGGATCCCCGGCCCTTCCGGGGCGACCGCACCTACATTCCCCTGGCGGAAATGTCGCCGTGGGTGCCCAAGGCTGCCGTCGCGCTGGAAGACCGCAATTTTTGGGAAAACCCGGGCATCAACGTCCGGGGTCTCCTCCGGGCCTTTGTCTCCATGGCCCAGGGCGGCGCGGTACAGGGTGGCTCATCCATCACCCAGCAGCTCATCAAAAACGTGGTGATCCCGGTGGAGGAGCGGGCCCAGCGCAGCTACGCCCGCAAGCTGAAGGAAGTCATCCTGGCCATGGAGGTCACCCGGCGCTATCCCAAGGAAAAGATCCTGGAATGGTATCTGAACTATAATTTCTACGGCAATTTGGCCTATGGCGTGGAAGCCGCCAGCCAGGTCTACTTTGGCAAGAGCAGCGCAGAGCTCAACCTGGCCGAGGCCGCCATGCTGGCCCCCATCCCCCAGTACCCGGCCCTGAATCCCATCGACAATCCGGAGGAAGCCAAGCGCCGCCAGGGGATCACCCTCCAGGCCATGGTGGACGCCGGCTACATTACCCAGGCTGAGGCCGATGCTGCCTTCCAGCAGCCCCTCTCCCTGCGTACATCGGTCGCGGAGCGCTTTGACATCCTGACCGCGCCCCACTTCGCCCTGTACGTGCTGGACCAGGTCAAAAAGGAGTTCAACACCGCCGAGGATCCCTTCTTCATCTGGAAGAAGGGGCTCACCATCTACACCACCCTGGACGTGGAGCTCCAGCGCTATGCAGAGCAGGTGGCCCGGGAGCAGGTGGCCCAGTTGATGGCCCAGGGCAAAAACGCCAGCAACGCCGCCGTGGTGGCCATCAAGAACGACACCGGCGAGATCCTGGCCATGGTGGGCTCCCTGGACTACAACAACGAGGAGATCGACGGCCAGGTGAACATGGCCCTGGCCGAGCGCCAGCCCGGCTCCAGCTTCAAGCCCTACGTCTACCTGACCGCGCTCCAGCAGGGCATGACCGCGGCCACCATGATCCTGGATGTGGCCACCGCCTTCCCCATGGCCGACGGCACCTACTACCGGCCGGAAAACTACGACCGCACGTATCACGGCCCCGTCTCCCTGCGCAACGCGCTGGCCCGCTCTTACAACATCCCCGCCATCCGGGTCATGGACCAGGTGGGGGTGGCCAATGCCCTGCGCACCGCCCATCGCATGGGCATCAACGGCCTCAACCGGGGCCTGAACTTCTACGGCCTCAGCCTGGTGCTGGGCGGCGGTGAGGTCTCCCTGCTGGACCACACCTACGCCTACAGCGTCCTGGGCAACCTGGGCGTCATGGTGGGCGAGCCGGTGCCCCCGGCAGAACGGCGCTCCGGCTATCGGGAGCTGAACCCCGTCTCCATCCTCCAGGTGCGGGACAGCGAGGGCAACATCCTGAAGAAGTACGAGCAGCCGGTGGCCCAGCGCATCGTGAGCGCGGCGGTGGCCTACGTCATGAACGACATCCTCTCGGACGACAACGCACGCGCGCCGGCCTTTGGCGCCAACACGGACCTCACCCTGCCGGACCGCCGGGTGGCGGCCAAGACCGGCACTACCAACGGCTGGAAGGACAACTGGACCATGGGCTTCACGCCCCAACTGACCGTGGGCGTGTGGGTGGGCAACACCGACAACGAGCCCATGGAAAATGTCACCGGCCTTTCCGGCGCGGCTCCTATCTGGAACGCGGTCATGCGCAAGTACCACGAGGGCCTGCCGCCCACCTGGTACGATCGGCCGCCCGATGTCACCACCCGTACCGTCTGCATGCCCAGCGGCCTTCTGCCCAGCCCCACCTGCCCGCCCTCCAGCCAGCGGAGCGAAATCTTCGTGGCCGGGACAGAGCCCACCCTGACCGACTACATCTGGCAGGCCTTTGAAATCGACACCGAGACCGGCAAGTTGGCTTCCCCCCTGACGCCGCCAGAACGCCGGGAAACCCGGGTCTACCAGATCCTGCCTCAAGAGGCGGCCGACTGGGTGCGGGAGAACGGCATCGAACAGCCGCCCCAGGAGCAGAGCCTGGTCAGCCTGGAAGATGTGGACCCGGACGCGGCCATCATCTCCCCCACCCTCAACGGCTACATCGGCGGGGTGGTGGAGATCCGGGGCAATGCCCGGGGTGGGCCGTACCAGCTGGAATTCGGCCGGGGGGCCGATCCCCAGGAGTGGACGCCCATCGGCCCCGAACACAACGGCGACGTGGTCAACGACGTCCTGGAACGCTTCGACACCACCGGCCTGGAGGAGGGCCTTTACACCCTGCGCCTCACCGTCAAACGGGGGGACGGGGTCCGGGTCTGGACTACGCCGGTGACCGTGGACAACACGCCGCCCAGCGTGGTCATCAGCGAACCCAAGCCCAACCAGCTCTACGTGATGGAGGACGACGAGCAGGTCAATATCAACGTCCTGATCAACGACACGTGGGCGGTGGATCGGGTAGAGTTCATGATTGACGGCAGCACCTTTGTCACCACGACGGTGGCGCCGTACAATGAGCGCTGGAAGATCACCATGCGGGACATCGCCCAGATCGAGGCGCCCGAGACCCAGAACTGGCTGGGCTTCGAGAGCGACGATCCCGACGTCAAGCCGGGGCGCATGCGCCCCTTCGAGGATGGCTTCCAGGCCATCCGCACGGCGGAAGGGGTCTACTTCGAGAGCCACCTGATCAAGGTGGTCGGCTACGACCGGGCCGGCAACAAGGCGGAGAGCGACGAGGTACGCATCTACGTGCGCCACCGGCCCCCACGCACGGACCGCTCGCCGTGA
- the surE gene encoding 5'/3'-nucleotidase SurE gives MPTILVTNDDGVQSPGLLALKQALEAIADVVVLAPERNWSASSHAKTMHKPLRVNPVTLADGSPAFASSGSPTDCVALAAGGVLGVQPDLVVSGVNNGHNLGIDITYSGTVACAMEATIKGIPGIAVSTAVPEEAAMADGEPFQVAALAAARVARAVLAHGLPPKTLLNVNVPALPWDRLRGIHITRMGSRHYPATELIAREDPWGRPYYWLGGSGPVDVADDGTDVGAVKHGYISITPITLDMTDYTFLAELTRWDLGVWDGNIRAEEVQRDGGRPG, from the coding sequence ATGCCCACGATCCTGGTAACCAATGACGATGGGGTACAAAGCCCCGGGCTGCTGGCCCTGAAACAGGCCCTGGAAGCCATCGCCGACGTGGTGGTCCTGGCCCCAGAGCGCAACTGGAGCGCCTCCAGCCACGCCAAGACCATGCACAAGCCCTTGCGGGTGAATCCGGTCACCCTGGCCGATGGTAGCCCGGCCTTTGCCAGCAGCGGCAGCCCAACGGACTGCGTGGCCCTGGCCGCCGGCGGCGTGTTGGGCGTCCAGCCGGACCTGGTGGTCAGCGGCGTGAACAACGGCCATAACCTGGGTATCGACATCACCTACAGCGGCACCGTGGCCTGTGCCATGGAGGCGACCATCAAGGGCATCCCCGGCATCGCCGTGAGCACAGCGGTGCCGGAGGAGGCCGCCATGGCCGATGGGGAGCCTTTCCAGGTGGCGGCCCTGGCCGCGGCACGGGTGGCCCGGGCCGTCCTGGCCCATGGCCTTCCCCCCAAAACCCTGCTGAACGTCAACGTGCCAGCCCTCCCCTGGGACCGCCTGCGGGGAATCCACATCACCCGCATGGGCAGCCGCCACTACCCCGCGACGGAGCTGATTGCCCGGGAAGATCCCTGGGGCCGGCCCTACTACTGGCTGGGCGGCTCCGGCCCGGTGGACGTGGCCGACGACGGCACGGACGTGGGCGCGGTCAAACATGGCTACATCAGCATCACGCCCATCACCCTGGACATGACCGACTACACTTTCCTGGCGGAGTTGACCCGCTGGGATCTGGGCGTTTGGGACGGCAACATCCGGGCAGAAGAGGTGCAACGTGATGGTGGCCGTCCTGGATAG
- a CDS encoding DUF1648 domain-containing protein, translating into MVFKARPCKSRWEGLLVTGWILLVDLLLIIWMARRSVDWLQFLLLLLVLISLPVLVHLAWRTWAAWTLEYWVDRNAVTVRWGLVRQIVPLHRIRRVIEGGILELGQGGRLEWPAPYLRRARGLGLLTVDMFATVPLSQCLLLETDEAIFALSPAEPARFLDALQEHYRLGPVRDLPISRQEDAWWLRLLSQEGVGVWLLLGGFVGTILLFGYLMIHFPNLPDALAFHYNSEGLPDVIRAKTALFLLPAIGLLTWLVNGLWGLWMIFRRQRTGAYMLWGGTLIVQICSLLALHSLILNSLNPG; encoded by the coding sequence ATGGTCTTTAAGGCTCGGCCCTGCAAGAGCCGCTGGGAAGGGCTCCTGGTCACAGGCTGGATCCTCCTGGTGGATCTGCTCCTGATTATCTGGATGGCGCGGCGCTCGGTGGATTGGCTGCAGTTTCTGCTTCTGCTGCTGGTGCTGATCAGCCTGCCGGTGCTGGTGCACCTGGCCTGGCGCACCTGGGCCGCGTGGACGCTGGAGTACTGGGTGGATCGGAATGCCGTCACCGTGCGGTGGGGGTTGGTTCGCCAGATCGTTCCCCTGCACCGCATCCGTCGGGTGATCGAAGGGGGCATCCTGGAGTTGGGGCAGGGCGGGCGCCTGGAGTGGCCCGCGCCCTACCTGCGTCGGGCGCGCGGGCTGGGCTTACTGACGGTGGACATGTTCGCCACCGTCCCCCTCTCCCAGTGCCTGCTCCTGGAGACGGACGAAGCCATCTTTGCCCTTTCCCCGGCCGAGCCCGCCCGCTTTCTGGACGCCCTGCAAGAACACTACCGGCTGGGGCCGGTGCGGGATCTGCCCATCTCCCGGCAGGAGGATGCCTGGTGGCTCCGGCTGCTGAGTCAGGAGGGGGTGGGGGTGTGGCTGCTGCTGGGCGGCTTTGTGGGGACTATCCTGCTGTTCGGATATCTCATGATCCATTTCCCCAATTTGCCCGATGCCCTGGCTTTTCACTACAATAGCGAAGGCCTGCCGGATGTGATCCGGGCTAAGACGGCCCTGTTTCTGTTGCCGGCCATCGGCCTGCTCACCTGGCTGGTCAACGGGCTCTGGGGCCTCTGGATGATTTTTCGTCGGCAGCGGACGGGTGCATACATGTTGTGGGGAGGCACGCTCATTGTGCAGATCTGTTCCCTGTTGGCCCTGCACAGCCTCATCCTCAACAGTCTCAACCCGGGGTGA
- a CDS encoding dolichyl-phosphate beta-glucosyltransferase, translated as MSELKQTPFLSVIIPAYNEEKRLPPALMRIAHFLRTQPYPAEVLVVENGSTDGTAQVVRHFCAQELRPEDPFTVQLLHSEKGKGNAVKTGVMAARGEYLLISDTDLAVPIEEVSKFLPPALPARNYGIAIASREIPGAVRHGEPVYRHVMGRVFNLLVRLLAVPGIQDTQCGFKCFSREAARQIFPLQRISGWGFDVELLYIALHHGIPIVEIPVNWHYGEDSRVSPIRDTINMLSELLEIRRNGRAGLYDRAPVPPVTDELPAA; from the coding sequence GTGAGTGAGTTGAAGCAGACGCCGTTCCTAAGCGTCATCATTCCAGCCTACAACGAAGAAAAGCGTCTGCCGCCGGCCTTGATGCGGATTGCCCATTTCCTCCGCACCCAGCCGTACCCGGCCGAGGTGTTGGTGGTGGAGAATGGCTCCACCGACGGTACGGCCCAGGTGGTCCGACACTTCTGTGCCCAGGAGTTGCGGCCGGAGGATCCCTTCACGGTCCAGCTTCTCCACAGCGAGAAGGGCAAGGGCAATGCGGTGAAGACGGGCGTGATGGCCGCTCGTGGGGAGTATCTGCTGATTTCCGACACGGATCTGGCGGTGCCCATCGAAGAGGTATCCAAATTTCTCCCGCCTGCGCTCCCGGCCCGCAACTACGGCATCGCCATCGCCAGCCGGGAGATCCCGGGCGCGGTACGCCACGGAGAGCCGGTCTACCGCCATGTCATGGGGCGTGTTTTCAACCTGTTGGTGCGCCTGCTGGCCGTGCCCGGCATCCAGGATACCCAGTGTGGGTTCAAGTGTTTCAGCCGGGAGGCGGCTCGCCAGATCTTCCCCCTGCAGCGCATCTCCGGCTGGGGCTTCGACGTGGAGCTCCTCTACATCGCCCTGCATCACGGCATCCCCATTGTGGAAATCCCGGTGAACTGGCACTACGGCGAGGACAGCCGGGTCAGTCCCATTCGGGATACCATCAACATGCTTTCCGAGCTGCTGGAAATTCGCCGCAACGGCCGGGCCGGCCTCTACGATCGGGCGCCGGTGCCCCCGGTGACGGACGAGCTGCCCGCTGCCTAG
- a CDS encoding CPBP family intramembrane glutamic endopeptidase, with product MPLRYWLFVAVTLGLTAFIGYGTYSTARLLRTWRPNRNVLLLPAENLFRLLLILVCGGLGQLSGLPHTQLGWTFPRAGDQVVLGISLGVMLALFFYGATRWLTARTGHRYYSPLLLEIIVPRTAWELLGVLLALIPVVLLEELLFRSLLVGGLLPILPAPLLVVGWGILFGLMHSPQGLWGMTGASLAGIFLGVLFLEQGSLLTPLVTHYVANAVQIWLAMGAERPESVQ from the coding sequence ATGCCGCTACGTTACTGGTTGTTTGTGGCCGTCACGCTGGGCCTGACCGCGTTCATCGGCTATGGGACCTATTCGACCGCCCGGCTCCTGCGCACCTGGCGCCCAAACCGCAATGTGCTCCTGTTGCCGGCCGAGAACCTGTTCCGCCTGCTCCTCATTCTGGTGTGCGGGGGGCTGGGTCAATTGAGCGGCCTGCCCCACACCCAGTTGGGATGGACCTTTCCCCGCGCGGGGGACCAGGTCGTTTTGGGGATCAGCCTCGGGGTGATGCTGGCTCTCTTTTTCTACGGCGCCACCCGCTGGCTGACGGCCCGAACCGGCCATCGCTACTACTCGCCCCTGCTGCTGGAAATCATCGTGCCCCGCACGGCCTGGGAGCTATTGGGGGTGCTGCTGGCCCTGATCCCGGTGGTGCTCCTGGAAGAGCTGCTCTTCCGCAGCCTGCTGGTGGGTGGCCTGTTACCCATCCTGCCCGCGCCGCTGCTGGTGGTCGGCTGGGGAATTTTGTTTGGGCTGATGCACAGCCCCCAGGGGTTGTGGGGGATGACCGGCGCCAGCCTGGCGGGCATCTTCCTGGGCGTCCTCTTCCTGGAGCAGGGAAGCCTTCTAACGCCCCTGGTCACCCACTACGTGGCCAACGCTGTCCAGATCTGGCTGGCCATGGGCGCGGAGCGCCCCGAGTCGGTCCAGTAA
- a CDS encoding DinB family protein, which translates to MHPSPPSAPQVLATRLQASYERLWQVLSLLEPQELDKAVLPGGWTPKALLAHIAFWDDYQTRRMQAALAGTAARRGREPIQMDNDQRAQVDAHRPWTAIVAEADGARARMVQFVQQLSPEALQGTYSEGEETLNLERLIRHMVHHTQSHTQELLHYCGSLQRWTRPGLRHFFQEQYETLMAAIGGFHEDTLLSARVCGSWSIRDVLAHVLAWNEYGYHLAKGWPEPAPASLAPWQREPGESLDALNRRLLDARSSLDPIQIADGLITWHRRLLRLFDQATDEALNTQGQTWMGPLPLSGVFFEIARHEAEHAAQIWQFRADSGLPRGNPSLPR; encoded by the coding sequence ATGCATCCATCCCCACCCAGCGCGCCCCAGGTCCTGGCCACCCGGCTCCAGGCCAGCTATGAGCGGCTGTGGCAGGTCTTGAGCCTGTTGGAGCCCCAGGAACTGGATAAGGCAGTTTTGCCGGGCGGCTGGACCCCCAAGGCGCTCCTGGCGCACATCGCTTTTTGGGATGATTACCAGACCCGGCGGATGCAGGCGGCCCTGGCCGGTACCGCGGCCCGACGGGGCCGGGAACCCATCCAAATGGACAACGATCAACGGGCTCAGGTAGATGCCCATCGCCCGTGGACGGCCATCGTCGCCGAGGCCGACGGCGCCCGAGCCCGGATGGTCCAGTTTGTGCAACAGTTGTCGCCAGAGGCGCTTCAGGGCACCTATTCCGAAGGCGAGGAGACCCTGAACCTGGAGCGGCTGATCCGGCACATGGTTCACCACACCCAGAGCCATACCCAGGAGCTGTTGCACTACTGCGGCTCCCTCCAGCGCTGGACGCGGCCCGGGCTGCGCCATTTCTTTCAGGAGCAGTACGAAACCCTGATGGCGGCCATCGGTGGGTTCCATGAGGACACGCTGCTGTCCGCCCGGGTCTGCGGTTCCTGGAGCATCCGCGATGTGCTGGCCCATGTGCTGGCCTGGAATGAGTACGGCTACCACCTGGCAAAAGGGTGGCCGGAGCCTGCGCCTGCCTCCCTGGCCCCGTGGCAACGAGAACCGGGAGAAAGCCTGGATGCACTCAACCGTCGGCTCTTGGATGCCCGATCCAGCCTGGATCCCATCCAGATCGCCGATGGCCTGATCACCTGGCACCGACGGCTCTTGCGCCTCTTCGACCAGGCCACGGATGAGGCTTTGAACACCCAGGGCCAGACCTGGATGGGCCCCCTGCCCCTCTCGGGGGTATTTTTTGAAATAGCCCGCCATGAGGCGGAGCATGCAGCCCAGATCTGGCAATTCCGGGCCGATTCTGGACTCCCCCGGGGAAACCCCAGCTTGCCCAGATGA